The DNA sequence CACCGCATAATGATCCGCAAAGGGCTCGACAAAATTGACGTTGATCCCTTCCTGCCGGAAGCGGTCATTATACCGTACGGAACGTCCTTCACTAACAATATCCAGCTCCTGCAGCGTGGAGGTCATTCGAACCAGGTGGGGAGAGCCGGTATCCAGGATATAATCCCCTGAATTTATTTCTATACCGTTTACATCCTTCATTTCCAGGCTTACTTCTTCTCCGGTTATCCTGGCGCGGTGCGGCCCGTCAACGGCAATAAAATGGCTTTCCGAACCGGTAATACCCAGGTCGCGGGCAAAAGTGGCGATACAGCGGCCGCCGTTTCCGCACATTGAACCTTCGCGGCCGTCTGCATTGAAATAAAGCATCTCGAAATCAAAATCCTTATGATTCCGTACCAGCATAATGCCATCAGCGCCTATGCCAAACCTCCTGTCGCATAATTTATTGAATACTTCTACGTCGGGACGCACCTGGTTTGCGCGATCATCGATAAGAATAAAATCATTTCCGGCCCCCTGGTATTTACTGAATCTGATTTGCATGGCTAATCTGGTAACACTTGTTAAAAAATGTTAAATTTTGTTAAATGACAACCGCAGCATCTATTTTTACTGCAACAAAGATAGTAAGCATTAGGTTATCAAGTAAACGGTATAAATTTTGTTTTACTATGTTAGCTGAAAATACAACAAGACAAACGAAGATGGATATGAAAAGAATACTTTCTACAGTACTGATTGCAGTTCTGGGGGGCCTCATTGCCCTCGGCATGTACAAGATCTTTGAAAGACCGGGAAAAGTTACGTCTATTGAAGAAAGGCAGCAGGCGCAGTTTGCCAGCCTGAAAACACCTTCAATGGTAGGATCGGCAGGTTCCGTAGATTTTACGGAAGCGGCAGCCAGGGTAACGCCGGCGGTAGTTTATATTCAAACGACTTACCCG is a window from the Anseongella ginsenosidimutans genome containing:
- the dapF gene encoding diaminopimelate epimerase, which encodes MQIRFSKYQGAGNDFILIDDRANQVRPDVEVFNKLCDRRFGIGADGIMLVRNHKDFDFEMLYFNADGREGSMCGNGGRCIATFARDLGITGSESHFIAVDGPHRARITGEEVSLEMKDVNGIEINSGDYILDTGSPHLVRMTSTLQELDIVSEGRSVRYNDRFRQEGINVNFVEPFADHYAVRTYERGVENETYACGTGVTAVALAMAVKDKLYGDLKLRLQTKGGLLTVRFHRSGEQSFSGIYLSGPATFVFKGEIFI